The genomic DNA CAGGTGACGCTTCAGCGACTTGAACTTCTTGCCGTCTTCGAGGCAGATGATGTAGTCGTCGTGAACCGACTTCTTCGGATTGACGGCAGGCTTCGGCTTCTCGACAACGACAGGCGCTTCTTCGCGTTCGACGTGACGCTTGAAAGCAGCGTGTACTTCAGCGATCAGCAGCGGCAGTTCACCAGCGCGAATCGAATTATTGCCGACATATGCGGCGACAACATCTGCAGTAAGGCTCAGAA from Brucella anthropi ATCC 49188 includes the following:
- a CDS encoding MucR family transcriptional regulator, giving the protein MENLDTHDESAELLLSLTADVVAAYVGNNSIRAGELPLLIAEVHAAFKRHVEREEAPVVVEKPKPAVNPKKSVHDDYIICLEDGKKFKSLKRHLMTHYNMTPEQYREKWDLDPNYPMVAPNYAAARSRLAKKMGLGRKPKDA